ATTCACATAATTGGCGGAATGAATACGGATCAAATCTCTCTCTGGAACTTCGGCAACTTCCAAACATATGCCATATGCGTTGCTGACATATGGCCTTAAAGGGTATTCGCCAACAGGTATGCAACTAATATTTCGACGGTTTCTAAACCAGGGAAGCTCTAGCGTCGCGCAATCAAACTTGATAAGTTGCTCGTCCTCTATCACCATCAACCTACCATAAGTCGCGTACGAATTTTCAAATACTCTTTTCAATATCACTTTCATGTTCATAAACTCTAATGATTACATAATCAAGGGCTAAAGACCTCCGCTTTCATCGACAGGATTAATGCGCGAAGGCCTGCAAACCAACACCCTTATCTTTGGAAATTCTTGGCTTCATGAACCATCTTTTCGGCTAATACTATCTCTTGGATATGCTCCTTCATGCCCTTAGGCACATTCATATCCATTGTTAGTCCACATGATGGACATTCTATGGCCCTAAGCTGCAATAGGCTTTCCATGGTAAACTTGATGTTAAAATCACACTGAGGGCACTTCAATCCCGGGTTGTTTTGATTTGACATATTGGTGTGTTTATTATGTAAGAAAATTATATATGATTTAAGAAGCCGGCTGGCCTATGAATTCTATTTGCCCATTCGACTTAATACGAGGATCTTGATCGACAAATACTTTCACATAGGCCATGCCTTGTTGATATTCATCTTTGAATACTTCTCCTGACAATTCAAATGCGGCGATTCCCTCCGCATTGGTTGTCTGTTTCAACTCTGTCTGGCTGAATACAACACCCGGCAAGGCATTGCTGATTTGCAAACTTACTATCTCATCCGAAATTTCATTATTCTTCATGTCTTGATACGAGACAGTAATCGTCAATGAAAATGGATACACTTTTTGATTAAAGCCTGTACTCGAAAGTTGCGTTGTATCGATTTTAGGCATTTCGGGAGACACTGACAGCTTTCCATCCGGCTCTTCCTCCAAATGAGACGCCTCGTTCAAAGCTTGCATCAAATTCATCAATCCCCCTGGCAAATCCGCTTGCCCCATATGCAACTTCACTTTCATATTGGAATTGACACTCTCTTTGCTTGTGCTGCTTCCTTGCGTGGGAGCCATCGAGCCTTTCACCTTCGTTTGCTTCTTCTTGACAGGAACAGGATCTCCTCCTTCTGGCGGCACCTCAAGCACCTCCACTTCTTCCAAACTATGAGAAAGCTGCACTTCCATGTCAAAGTCCGCTTCTTTGATCTGAAGCAAGGGTAGTTGGATAATCGAGAGCGCAGGAACCCTCATAATTCG
The Aureibacter tunicatorum DNA segment above includes these coding regions:
- a CDS encoding DUF5675 family protein is translated as MKVILKRVFENSYATYGRLMVIEDEQLIKFDCATLELPWFRNRRNISCIPVGEYPLRPYVSNAYGICLEVAEVPERDLIRIHSANYVNQLRGCIAVGKSYADINKDGITDITFSRQTLRNLLDVLGSETHVLEVS
- a CDS encoding DUF2589 domain-containing protein; protein product: MSFYEDSAAGLEELFSAPLNAVISADINLSSRIDEFIKTYGFEIGANGEADLGKLRMISFTYTVDGRNRIMRVPALSIIQLPLLQIKEADFDMEVQLSHSLEEVEVLEVPPEGGDPVPVKKKQTKVKGSMAPTQGSSTSKESVNSNMKVKLHMGQADLPGGLMNLMQALNEASHLEEEPDGKLSVSPEMPKIDTTQLSSTGFNQKVYPFSLTITVSYQDMKNNEISDEIVSLQISNALPGVVFSQTELKQTTNAEGIAAFELSGEVFKDEYQQGMAYVKVFVDQDPRIKSNGQIEFIGQPAS